The following are encoded in a window of Haloarcula hispanica ATCC 33960 genomic DNA:
- a CDS encoding type II toxin-antitoxin system PemK/MazF family toxin: MSFPEYGDLIHVDFTPSEDSEPGEFEDPHPAVVVQYTNSDDRAVVVAPVSSRDKQSFSREVRLPGTIDGLDSDSVAILNLITTVSFEGRVRPEGDDSDSWRLGKVPPQKMEEVQEKLERLFRI; the protein is encoded by the coding sequence TTGAGTTTCCCAGAATACGGGGACCTCATTCACGTTGACTTTACACCTTCTGAAGACTCCGAGCCGGGCGAATTTGAGGACCCTCATCCAGCAGTTGTAGTCCAATATACGAATTCCGATGACAGGGCAGTGGTCGTTGCCCCAGTTTCATCGCGTGACAAACAGAGCTTCTCTCGTGAAGTCAGACTTCCTGGAACAATTGATGGGCTAGACAGTGACTCAGTAGCTATTCTGAATTTGATAACCACTGTATCATTTGAGGGGCGAGTGAGACCGGAGGGCGATGATTCGGATTCGTGGCGTCTCGGAAAAGTTCCGCCGCAGAAGATGGAAGAGGTCCAAGAAAAACTTGAACGTCTGTTCCGAATTTAG
- a CDS encoding SOSS complex subunit B family protein translates to MYASNSSGKKASASNQTVSLSAHVDGGPEQLLEAVAETEHGDELDFRMNRGSDSRGNFYARQEEAYDWTRSTEVGPDRRFGETLEQQEERHGREAEQARHSEVARAHVDGADREASARQLTDAETGRADGFRSPADPRQWMDRDTLARVNQQAATLADKTSLSQAAASRRLAALVSGQMGDCNSLYEASFTVLDEAQNELATPTPIADVSPYGYECTVEGEVTHIIAEPDARNQYQVLYIEDDEGTSAKVTVWGKSMHGGEMVRTLHEGDRVRISGGKPDDYNGIKTVAVTSDTLMCIIERGDGPAPTGHGGGSFGSSGDSRTAASWEAESDTHQWANERDSDRAVAVTLGKARCPEPGCSDLFDTEHGAATHQGMVHSDDEAENEGDGPVTVFTSTYRDVKNGQTAD, encoded by the coding sequence ATGTACGCTAGCAATTCCAGCGGTAAGAAAGCATCGGCAAGCAACCAGACGGTTTCCCTTTCGGCCCACGTCGACGGTGGCCCCGAACAGCTTCTAGAGGCGGTTGCAGAGACCGAACACGGCGACGAACTCGATTTCAGGATGAATCGAGGTAGCGATAGCCGTGGCAACTTCTACGCCCGGCAGGAGGAGGCATATGATTGGACCCGCTCGACCGAGGTTGGTCCGGACCGGCGCTTTGGCGAAACGCTGGAACAGCAGGAAGAACGCCACGGGCGCGAAGCCGAGCAAGCCCGACACTCCGAGGTCGCACGCGCCCACGTCGACGGTGCCGACCGCGAAGCCTCGGCTCGCCAGCTCACCGACGCCGAAACCGGACGGGCTGACGGGTTCCGCTCTCCGGCTGACCCTCGGCAGTGGATGGACCGCGACACGCTGGCGCGAGTCAACCAGCAGGCCGCGACGCTGGCAGACAAAACCAGTCTGTCGCAGGCGGCGGCGAGCCGCCGACTTGCGGCCCTTGTGTCCGGGCAGATGGGCGACTGTAACAGCCTGTATGAGGCTTCCTTTACTGTCTTGGACGAGGCCCAGAACGAACTGGCAACTCCCACGCCTATCGCGGATGTCTCGCCCTACGGCTACGAGTGTACGGTCGAGGGCGAAGTGACCCACATCATCGCGGAGCCAGACGCCCGCAATCAGTATCAGGTCCTCTATATCGAGGACGACGAGGGAACGAGCGCGAAGGTCACGGTCTGGGGCAAGTCCATGCATGGCGGCGAGATGGTGCGCACGCTCCACGAGGGCGACCGGGTGCGAATCTCCGGGGGCAAGCCCGACGACTACAACGGTATCAAGACGGTGGCCGTCACGAGCGACACGCTCATGTGCATCATCGAGCGCGGCGACGGTCCCGCGCCCACCGGACACGGGGGCGGCTCGTTCGGTTCGTCCGGCGATAGTCGAACGGCGGCGTCGTGGGAAGCAGAATCAGACACCCATCAGTGGGCCAACGAGCGGGATTCTGACCGCGCGGTCGCCGTGACGCTCGGGAAGGCCCGCTGTCCTGAACCCGGATGTTCGGACCTGTTCGACACTGAGCATGGGGCCGCCACTCATCAGGGCATGGTCCACTCAGACGACGAGGCTGAGAACGAAGGTGATGGGCCGGTGACGGTCTTCACCTCGACCTACCGGGATGTGAAGAACGGACAGACGGCCGACTGA